The following proteins come from a genomic window of Aquimarina sp. MAR_2010_214:
- the thiC gene encoding phosphomethylpyrimidine synthase ThiC, giving the protein MKKKDTAPQDTIISTTPFPSSEKIYVSGVIHSEVKVAMREIELSDTVDSVTGKRTTNQSVTVYDTSGPYTDPSKKINVHNGIEPIREQWVLDREDVEELGSFSSEYCNERLQDSSLDHLRFNHLRMPKRAKQDKNVSQMYYAKQGVITPEMEYVAIRENQKLQEVKRLSKQHPGQDFGASIPEVITPEFVREEIARGRAVIPSNINHPESEPMILGRNFLVKINANIGNSATTSSIEEEVEKAVWACRWGADNIMDLSTGKNIHETREWIIRNSPVPIGTVPIYQALEKVNGKAEDLTWEIFKDTLIEQAEQGVDYFTIHAGVRLAYVPMTAKRITGIVSRGGSIMAKWCLAHHKESFLYTHFEEICEIMKAYDVAFSLGDGLRPGCIADANDEAQFAELETLGELTKIAWKHDVQTFIEGPGHVPMHMIKANMDKQLEACGEAPFYTLGPLTTDIAPGYDHITSGIGAAMIGWYGTAMLCYVTPKEHLGLPNKEDVRTGVITYKLAAHAADLAKGHPGAQHRDDALSKARFEFRWEDQFNLSLDPELAREYHDETLPAEGAKIAHFCSMCGPKFCSMKISQEVRDYAAKKEIDDRKALEAGMQEKAEEFKEKGSEVYL; this is encoded by the coding sequence ATGAAGAAAAAAGATACAGCACCACAGGATACTATAATTAGTACTACACCTTTTCCTAGTTCAGAAAAAATCTATGTCTCTGGGGTTATTCATTCAGAAGTTAAGGTAGCAATGCGAGAGATTGAGTTAAGTGATACCGTTGATAGTGTTACAGGAAAAAGAACGACTAATCAATCTGTTACGGTGTATGATACAAGTGGGCCATATACAGATCCTTCAAAAAAGATCAATGTGCATAATGGGATCGAACCTATACGAGAACAATGGGTTTTAGATCGTGAAGATGTAGAAGAGTTAGGTAGTTTTTCTTCAGAATATTGTAATGAGAGATTACAGGACTCTAGTTTGGATCACTTGAGATTTAATCATCTTCGCATGCCAAAACGAGCTAAACAAGACAAGAATGTTTCCCAGATGTATTATGCGAAACAAGGTGTCATTACTCCCGAAATGGAGTATGTAGCTATACGCGAAAATCAAAAACTTCAAGAAGTGAAACGCCTTTCGAAACAACATCCTGGGCAAGACTTTGGAGCAAGTATTCCAGAGGTAATTACTCCAGAATTTGTGAGAGAAGAAATTGCAAGAGGAAGAGCAGTGATTCCATCTAACATCAATCACCCAGAAAGTGAACCGATGATATTGGGGAGAAACTTTTTGGTAAAAATAAATGCAAATATTGGTAATTCTGCTACAACATCAAGTATCGAAGAAGAAGTAGAAAAAGCAGTATGGGCATGCCGCTGGGGAGCAGATAATATTATGGATCTTTCTACAGGAAAAAATATACACGAAACCAGAGAATGGATTATTCGTAACTCACCAGTACCCATAGGAACGGTACCTATCTATCAAGCATTAGAAAAAGTAAATGGTAAGGCCGAAGATTTAACGTGGGAGATTTTTAAAGATACATTGATCGAGCAGGCAGAACAAGGAGTAGATTATTTTACGATTCATGCGGGAGTACGTCTGGCATATGTCCCTATGACAGCAAAACGTATCACTGGTATCGTTTCTAGAGGAGGATCTATTATGGCAAAGTGGTGCCTTGCACATCATAAAGAAAGCTTTTTATATACACATTTTGAAGAAATATGCGAGATTATGAAAGCTTATGATGTAGCATTTTCCTTAGGTGATGGATTGCGCCCGGGTTGTATTGCAGATGCTAATGATGAAGCCCAGTTTGCAGAATTAGAAACCCTGGGAGAGTTAACAAAAATTGCATGGAAACACGATGTGCAAACTTTTATCGAAGGACCAGGACATGTGCCAATGCATATGATAAAAGCAAATATGGATAAGCAGCTAGAAGCTTGTGGAGAAGCACCTTTTTATACCTTAGGGCCTTTGACTACTGATATTGCCCCTGGTTATGATCATATCACTTCGGGAATCGGAGCTGCTATGATAGGTTGGTATGGAACCGCAATGTTGTGCTATGTGACTCCAAAAGAACATTTGGGATTACCCAATAAGGAAGATGTACGTACAGGAGTGATTACTTATAAATTGGCAGCGCATGCCGCAGATTTAGCAAAAGGACACCCGGGAGCACAACATCGGGATGATGCCTTGAGTAAGGCACGTTTTGAGTTTCGATGGGAAGATCAATTCAATTTATCTCTGGATCCAGAACTAGCAAGAGAATATCATGATGAAACACTACCGGCAGAAGGTGCAAAAATTGCTCATTTCTGTAGTATGTGTGGTCCAAAATTTTGTTCGATGAAAATATCTCAGGAGGTACGTGATTATGCTGCAAAAAAAGAAATTGATGATCGAAAAGCACTCGAAGCAGGAATGCAGGAAAAAGCAGAAGAGTTTAAAGAAAAAGGAAGCGAAGTATATTTGTAG
- the thiS gene encoding sulfur carrier protein ThiS: MTVNVNNQSQAILENSSIKKLLEQLDIVPNGIAIAINNEVVSKEKWEQTTLQNDDDVVIIKATQGG, translated from the coding sequence ATGACCGTAAACGTTAACAATCAATCTCAAGCAATTTTAGAAAACAGCTCAATAAAAAAGTTGTTAGAACAATTAGATATTGTTCCTAACGGAATTGCTATTGCCATTAATAATGAAGTTGTTTCTAAAGAAAAATGGGAACAAACAACATTACAGAATGATGATGATGTAGTAATTATAAAAGCTACTCAAGGCGGATAG
- a CDS encoding TonB-dependent receptor encodes MKNVLFYLTLSVLSINITAQEKSTDSTQTKTEKLDEVLVKSVRVEADSPITHSNLSKEELASRNLGQDIPVLLNYLPGVVTTTDAGTGVGYTYIRVRGSDASRVNVTLNGIPFNDAESQGTFWVNLPDFASSVENLQLQRGVGTSTNGSGAFGASLNLLTDAVSEKANAEISNTVGSFGTRKHNLKFSTGLINEKIEIAGRLSAIASDGYVDRASSDLKSYFVQGSYVDNNTLIKAITFGGHEITYQSWNGIDKTTLENDRRFNPIGFQYDADGNLQGFYENEVDNYKQDHYQLHWNQKYNNNWSTNLGLNYTYGRGFFEQYVDEWHYSNVLFSNQATLAFLGVNPVTVNGEEITQTDYLRKRWLKNDFYVVNASVNYKDNSFDIDFGGFYSYYDGDHFGEIIWTENPIGFQSGDKYYYGNGKKTEYTVFGKTTYRVNDKWSAFLDLQGRFVNYETTGLTSKRVPLQVDKNYAFFNPKMGATFHVNDANHVYASYARANREPRRDDFENGIDTAERLNDIELGWRFAKNKIIVNTNLYYMWYKDQLVLTGALDDVGAPIRATSGESYRLGIEIDADITLSDQFVVKPNVSLSTNKNKDFVTSRDGGLVNLGDTNISYSPNIVAGNMFMYRPIKNLQLGLLSKFVGEQYMGNIDSKTSKLDSFFINDLNIVYEIKNIPVFKSIVLTGLVNNVFDEEYVSNGYFFTFDDDFSNPGTVTTVEGAGFYPQAGINFLLGATLKF; translated from the coding sequence ATGAAAAACGTATTATTTTATCTTACACTTTCTGTATTGAGCATTAACATCACAGCTCAGGAAAAATCAACAGATTCTACTCAAACTAAAACAGAAAAATTAGATGAAGTCTTAGTAAAATCTGTACGTGTAGAAGCAGATTCACCTATCACCCACTCTAATCTGTCTAAAGAGGAACTGGCATCACGCAATCTGGGTCAGGATATCCCTGTTTTATTAAACTATTTACCAGGAGTAGTTACTACTACTGATGCAGGAACAGGAGTGGGGTATACATATATTAGAGTAAGAGGTAGTGATGCATCAAGAGTAAATGTTACATTAAATGGGATACCTTTTAATGATGCCGAGAGCCAGGGTACATTTTGGGTTAACCTTCCTGATTTTGCATCTTCTGTCGAAAATCTACAGCTTCAGCGTGGTGTAGGAACTTCAACCAATGGTTCGGGAGCTTTTGGAGCTAGTTTAAACCTATTAACAGATGCCGTTTCTGAAAAAGCTAATGCAGAAATTTCGAATACTGTGGGATCCTTTGGTACCAGAAAACATAATCTGAAATTTAGTACAGGTTTGATCAATGAAAAGATAGAAATAGCAGGTCGTTTATCAGCTATTGCATCAGACGGTTATGTCGACCGTGCTTCTTCAGATTTAAAATCGTATTTCGTTCAAGGATCTTATGTAGATAATAACACTTTGATTAAAGCAATTACTTTTGGAGGACACGAGATTACATATCAATCATGGAATGGTATCGATAAGACTACTTTAGAAAATGACAGACGATTTAATCCAATAGGGTTTCAATATGATGCCGATGGAAATCTTCAAGGGTTTTATGAGAATGAAGTAGATAATTATAAACAAGATCATTACCAATTGCATTGGAATCAAAAATATAACAATAATTGGTCTACAAACTTAGGTTTGAATTATACGTATGGTCGAGGATTCTTTGAGCAATATGTAGATGAGTGGCATTATAGTAATGTATTATTTTCTAATCAGGCAACTTTGGCATTTCTGGGAGTAAATCCTGTTACTGTTAACGGAGAAGAAATTACGCAAACTGATTATTTACGCAAAAGATGGTTGAAGAATGATTTTTATGTTGTAAATGCAAGTGTAAATTATAAAGATAATAGTTTTGATATCGATTTTGGTGGATTCTATAGTTATTATGATGGAGACCATTTTGGTGAAATTATTTGGACAGAGAACCCCATCGGTTTTCAGAGTGGAGACAAATATTACTATGGAAATGGGAAGAAAACCGAATACACTGTTTTTGGTAAAACAACCTATAGAGTCAATGATAAATGGAGTGCATTTTTAGACCTGCAAGGACGTTTTGTAAATTACGAAACTACAGGGTTAACTTCAAAAAGAGTTCCGCTTCAAGTAGATAAAAACTACGCATTCTTTAATCCAAAAATGGGAGCAACCTTTCATGTAAATGATGCAAATCATGTATATGCATCCTATGCCAGAGCGAATAGAGAACCAAGAAGAGATGATTTTGAAAATGGTATCGATACAGCAGAGAGACTTAATGATATTGAATTAGGATGGCGATTTGCAAAAAACAAAATAATAGTAAATACCAACCTTTATTATATGTGGTATAAAGATCAATTGGTGTTAACAGGGGCACTGGATGATGTAGGTGCGCCAATTCGAGCAACTAGTGGAGAAAGCTATCGTTTAGGAATCGAAATAGATGCAGATATTACACTTTCTGATCAATTTGTAGTTAAACCCAATGTTTCATTAAGTACGAATAAGAATAAAGATTTTGTAACCTCTAGAGATGGTGGTTTAGTCAATCTTGGAGATACAAACATCTCATATTCACCTAATATTGTAGCAGGTAATATGTTTATGTATCGCCCTATAAAAAACCTTCAATTAGGGTTGCTGTCTAAGTTTGTAGGAGAGCAATACATGGGGAACATTGATAGTAAAACTTCGAAACTAGATAGTTTCTTTATTAATGATTTAAATATAGTATATGAAATCAAAAATATTCCTGTTTTTAAATCTATTGTGCTAACAGGGTTGGTAAACAATGTTTTTGATGAGGAATATGTATCTAATGGATACTTTTTTACATTTGATGATGATTTTTCTAATCCTGGCACAGTAACTACTGTCGAGGGGGCAGGCTTTTATCCACAGGCAGGGATTAATTTTTTGCTTGGGGCAACATTAAAATTTTAA
- a CDS encoding ATP-binding protein: MKNTKRSVTFKIIAGYLLAGLLAVTAFWVIYQQLGNYTQINEIKNQNNEKLFLVGETITGLYEAESLTRNIIQTSDVKKFISYKTKIDTILKTINQVSEISDDTLQTRKIDSIKHLIDSKNKNLEELIKIYEQRKQKGLYETAINELEKVNKSFGGYTKYDIRFKKYDPRTRRALINILELTKQDNAKRLTNQTVDSLATSVKQVLAELEQKDKKYRREITLKENNLLKKDQIITKQLRDLLASIERNERNEYFARLEASNQVLNNTADIIVVIAAISLLIAIIFLFLITKDVSKSQKYRNELEAEKTYTESLLKTRESLINTVTHDLRSPLNTVIGYSDLLERTGLDNKQKHYLDHLKKSSDYILHLVNDLLDLSKLEAGRMVIEELPFSPKKLIENTISSVIPINDKKNIDVRIIIDSQLKKQYLGDPFRIKQVLTNLMNNAYKFTNDGSITIDSKIIENGLSEKQLVISVKDTGIGITKEQQHYIFEEFSQGDDNTEKKYGGFGLGLAITKKIIKLLKGKIELDSELNVGSKFTFYIPLKLSDISIPEEESEVSEIQNFTNKKVLIVDDDPSQLALTSEVATLAGLNYDICKNGIEAISLLQTNKYDLVLTDIQMPKMDGFELLKSIKSNANQSNIPVVALSGRTDTSFMEYQEAGFAASLRKPYAPKELIDLIAQVLSVDITNYNGITQNDLSLSDEQYSLSDLMLFAQGDSDSLYAILDTFYESTINNVKELKTRARKKEISHIKKIAHKMLPMFKQIKAKEVIPILEKLEHPDQYDLSKKTILNLTDDGIEKIEDLIDTLKVEN, from the coding sequence ATGAAGAATACGAAAAGATCGGTTACTTTTAAAATTATTGCAGGTTATTTACTTGCAGGCTTACTTGCTGTAACTGCATTTTGGGTTATCTATCAGCAACTAGGCAATTATACTCAAATTAACGAAATCAAAAATCAAAATAATGAGAAACTATTCCTGGTTGGTGAAACTATAACAGGATTATATGAAGCCGAAAGTTTAACAAGAAATATCATTCAGACTTCTGACGTTAAAAAGTTTATTTCTTATAAAACCAAAATAGATACAATACTAAAAACAATTAATCAGGTTTCTGAAATATCTGATGATACGCTACAAACTCGAAAAATAGATAGTATCAAGCATCTTATTGATAGTAAAAATAAAAACCTTGAAGAGCTTATTAAAATTTATGAACAGCGAAAACAAAAAGGGTTATATGAGACTGCTATTAATGAGTTAGAAAAAGTAAATAAAAGCTTTGGTGGATATACTAAATATGATATCCGATTTAAAAAATACGATCCTCGTACTAGAAGAGCACTTATCAATATTTTAGAATTAACCAAACAAGATAATGCAAAACGACTTACCAATCAAACTGTCGATTCATTAGCTACTTCTGTAAAACAAGTACTTGCAGAACTTGAGCAAAAGGATAAAAAATATAGGCGTGAAATAACGCTAAAGGAGAACAATCTTCTCAAAAAGGATCAAATCATTACAAAACAACTAAGAGATTTACTTGCTTCTATTGAACGTAATGAAAGAAATGAATATTTTGCACGTTTAGAAGCTTCAAATCAAGTTTTAAATAATACCGCCGATATTATTGTAGTAATTGCTGCTATCAGCCTGCTAATAGCAATTATATTTCTGTTTTTGATTACTAAAGATGTCTCTAAAAGTCAAAAATATCGGAATGAACTCGAGGCCGAAAAAACATATACCGAATCTCTTTTAAAAACACGGGAATCCTTAATTAACACGGTTACTCATGATCTTCGTTCTCCTTTAAATACGGTTATTGGATATTCAGATTTATTAGAAAGAACAGGGTTAGACAATAAGCAAAAGCATTATTTGGATCACTTAAAAAAATCATCTGACTATATTCTTCATTTGGTAAATGACCTTCTTGATTTATCAAAGCTTGAAGCTGGCCGAATGGTGATTGAAGAACTTCCGTTTTCTCCAAAAAAATTAATAGAAAATACCATTTCTAGTGTTATTCCCATAAATGACAAAAAAAATATTGATGTCAGAATTATCATAGATAGTCAATTAAAAAAACAATATTTAGGAGATCCTTTTAGAATAAAACAGGTATTGACAAATTTGATGAATAATGCTTATAAATTTACTAATGATGGTTCTATTACAATTGATAGTAAAATTATTGAAAACGGTTTATCAGAAAAACAATTAGTTATATCTGTAAAAGATACAGGAATCGGAATTACAAAGGAGCAACAGCATTATATTTTTGAAGAGTTTTCTCAAGGAGATGATAATACTGAGAAAAAATATGGTGGTTTTGGTTTAGGGCTTGCTATTACCAAAAAAATAATTAAACTCCTAAAAGGTAAAATTGAATTAGATAGTGAGCTCAATGTAGGTAGTAAATTCACATTCTACATCCCTCTTAAACTATCTGATATATCAATCCCCGAAGAAGAATCAGAAGTTTCAGAAATACAGAATTTTACAAATAAGAAGGTTCTGATTGTTGATGATGATCCAAGTCAATTAGCATTAACTAGCGAGGTAGCCACATTGGCCGGCCTAAATTATGATATATGTAAAAACGGTATTGAAGCCATCTCATTATTACAAACCAACAAATACGATCTTGTACTCACCGATATTCAAATGCCAAAAATGGATGGCTTTGAACTTTTAAAATCTATAAAAAGCAATGCAAATCAATCCAACATACCAGTTGTTGCATTATCTGGTAGAACAGATACTTCTTTTATGGAGTATCAAGAAGCTGGATTTGCTGCAAGCTTACGAAAACCATATGCTCCAAAGGAGTTAATTGATCTTATTGCTCAGGTACTTAGCGTTGATATTACCAATTATAATGGGATAACTCAGAACGACCTGAGCCTTTCTGACGAACAATATTCTCTTAGTGATTTAATGCTTTTTGCACAAGGTGATTCTGATTCTCTATATGCTATTTTAGATACATTTTATGAAAGTACTATCAACAATGTTAAAGAGTTAAAAACAAGAGCTAGAAAAAAAGAGATATCTCATATTAAAAAGATTGCTCATAAAATGCTTCCCATGTTTAAGCAAATCAAAGCAAAAGAGGTAATACCTATTCTAGAAAAATTAGAACACCCCGATCAATATGATCTCAGCAAAAAAACTATACTTAATCTAACAGATGACGGAATCGAAAAAATTGAAGATTTAATCGATACATTAAAAGTAGAAAATTAA
- a CDS encoding sigma-54 dependent transcriptional regulator, with protein sequence MSKILIVEDDVAFCTMLKTFLQKKEYEVFTAFSGDEAIQKIKKDTFDVVLSDVRLPDSDGITLLSEILKHNSDTQVIIMTGYAEINMAVSAIKQGAFDYVSKPFNPDAILHTIEKALSKQGVISDKTAKEKETNATVSKTSKRTNDSFVRGVSDASKKLNEYVALVAPTRMSVLVIGDSGTGKEYVASSIHKASKRADKPFVAVDCGAIPKEIASSEFFGHIKGSFTGAVNDKVGHFEAANKGTLFLDEIGNLSYELQVQLLRALQERKIKPVGSNKEIEVDIRVIVATNEDLSHAVKEGEFREDLYHRLNEFSIKVPPLRDRIEDLMLFANHFLEESNIELEKHVVGFADEVLEAFKKYNWPGNLRELKNMVKRSVLLSQSDMITLDVLPNDIAYASHNAKQTYGLFKNQNEQELILDALEKANGNKAKAARMLLIDRKTLYNKLKQYDISL encoded by the coding sequence ATGTCTAAAATACTTATTGTTGAAGATGATGTGGCTTTTTGTACAATGCTTAAGACCTTTTTACAAAAAAAGGAATATGAGGTCTTTACAGCATTTTCTGGTGATGAAGCTATTCAAAAAATTAAGAAAGACACTTTTGATGTTGTACTTTCTGATGTAAGATTACCTGATAGTGATGGTATTACCTTATTATCCGAAATTTTAAAACATAATTCGGATACCCAAGTGATTATTATGACCGGCTATGCCGAAATCAATATGGCAGTTAGTGCCATTAAACAAGGAGCTTTTGATTATGTTTCAAAACCATTTAACCCAGATGCTATACTCCATACTATAGAAAAGGCACTATCCAAACAAGGAGTTATATCAGACAAAACAGCTAAAGAAAAAGAAACGAATGCAACAGTATCTAAAACCTCAAAAAGAACCAATGATTCTTTTGTTCGTGGAGTTAGTGACGCTTCCAAAAAGCTAAACGAATATGTTGCTCTTGTAGCTCCAACACGTATGTCTGTTTTAGTAATAGGTGATAGTGGTACAGGTAAAGAATATGTTGCAAGCAGTATTCATAAGGCAAGTAAGCGAGCTGATAAACCATTTGTAGCAGTAGATTGTGGAGCTATTCCTAAAGAAATAGCCTCTAGTGAATTCTTCGGTCATATAAAAGGATCCTTTACTGGTGCTGTAAATGATAAAGTAGGTCATTTTGAGGCTGCAAATAAAGGGACACTGTTTTTAGATGAAATTGGTAATTTAAGCTATGAGTTACAAGTTCAATTGTTAAGAGCACTTCAGGAACGAAAAATTAAGCCAGTAGGTAGTAATAAAGAAATAGAAGTAGATATTAGAGTAATAGTTGCTACTAATGAAGATCTTAGTCATGCCGTAAAAGAAGGGGAGTTTAGAGAAGATCTATATCATAGATTAAATGAATTTTCTATCAAGGTACCACCATTGCGAGATAGAATTGAAGATCTGATGCTTTTTGCAAATCACTTTCTTGAAGAATCGAATATCGAATTAGAAAAACATGTGGTTGGATTTGCTGATGAAGTATTAGAAGCATTTAAAAAATACAATTGGCCTGGTAATTTAAGAGAATTAAAAAATATGGTAAAACGATCTGTTCTTCTTTCTCAAAGTGATATGATTACGTTAGATGTATTGCCAAATGATATTGCTTATGCTTCTCATAATGCAAAACAAACTTACGGATTGTTTAAAAATCAAAATGAACAGGAATTGATTCTTGATGCGTTAGAAAAAGCAAATGGAAATAAAGCTAAAGCAGCCAGAATGCTTTTAATAGATCGAAAAACATTGTACAATAAATTAAAACAGTACGATATTAGCCTTTAA
- the arfB gene encoding alternative ribosome rescue aminoacyl-tRNA hydrolase ArfB encodes MNTAVIINELKFKAVRSSGAGGQHVNKVSSKIELTFDIKTSSGLTDDEKLRLSQKLSSRLTKSGVLLLQCGDSRSQHRNKELVIKRLLDILKANLYITKKRKQTKPSKAAIKKRLDSKQKHSLKKANRKKPSL; translated from the coding sequence GTGAATACCGCAGTAATCATAAATGAATTAAAATTTAAAGCTGTTCGAAGTTCTGGAGCAGGAGGTCAACATGTAAATAAAGTATCTTCAAAAATAGAACTTACTTTCGATATTAAGACATCATCAGGACTTACTGATGATGAAAAATTACGGTTGAGCCAGAAATTATCTTCGCGATTAACCAAATCTGGTGTTTTATTATTGCAATGCGGTGATAGTAGAAGTCAACATAGAAATAAAGAACTAGTGATAAAAAGACTTTTGGATATTCTTAAAGCTAACCTCTATATTACTAAAAAAAGAAAACAAACTAAACCTTCTAAGGCAGCTATCAAAAAACGTTTAGATAGCAAACAAAAGCATTCATTAAAAAAAGCTAATCGTAAAAAACCTTCTTTATGA